aacaagctccaggtgtcagctcacctggtgtagataaTTGAtaatctggtaacatgaggtgacagagtgggctctgacatcagagaCTGGAGGATAGGATGTCATGGAGAAGCTAGAGCATCATAaattgcatttatgacatcacagagcaagctgtgacagcacaggacagcagtctgacatcacagagcagatgatgacatcacagatttggctgtaacatcagagaccagttgtgtgacattagagaatgggctgtgacatcacagagaaggctgtgacatgacagaacaggctgtgacatcatagagtgttGCCGCCACTACAGGGGCTATGGTGTGGTGTCCCGAGTCAAGCacggctctgtggcagcacccctgccacaTGGACCAAGACACGCTGACACCAATGTGATGGACAGTGAAATGGCGTTTAttaactgccaacaggggtaatttataacagggggTAACGGCAGGGCAACGGTAAAGGGAGAGGGGTTAGGCGTAATATCGCGAGATCTCCCAGATAACACGATATAGTAAACCCACATTCCCCCCCCTCCTTCATGACCTATTTAAAACATAGGAAACGGTAACGTTAAAACTGCCTAGTGGGACAGTAAGAAACTTGTAactgcaacaaaacaaacaactgtagcAACTTTTAACAAACTTGTGAgtgtaaatatttaacaaatgaaaagttaaacaatgTAATGCACACAAAAAACTAACTATCTCTAACTGgttttataagaaaaaaaaatgaacttaTTTAAACCACAGCGCTATCAGTCAGAGGGCTGATTGAACTATGACTTCGAGCATTCTTGCAGGACTTCCTCAGCTTATGTGTTGTCATCATAGCACCAAATTGTCCTCCCAGAATCTGTCATCTgtttgactttaaaaccagggtgttttggagagcccatgtccggactcatgttctccccaaaacaccctttgGACCACTTGGCGCAGGAAAAGTTCTGAGTTGACTGGTATTCCATCTAAGTAGAGTcagaacttggccagagttccAACTCCCCTTGATGGATACCACTTGGGACAAATGCTGAgctctttttctctttcccccAGTTCTTCTTTGCACCAGCCTCTCACTGGGTTTTTTCACGACCCCAATGTAGTCTGCCATCGGGCTGCTTGATGACTCGGCACTGCCTTCTGGGAGTGGAGGTTCCTTCATGTGGGCCATGGGGATGTCTGAGGGTCCAGTCCTGCAAAAGAAGCTTTTAAGATTTCGTTAGTCTTTTCCCTGAAGGTCTGGTTTTATTGATTTGAGTGGGCACCATTTGATTTTACTGTCTTTCTTTAtggctgcgtaccctcgccctgcGAGTACCGGCCTCCAACCTGTTTCCCATTGTCCTAGTTCATTTTTCACTGTCAAGTATAAAGTCTCTGTACTTCTGTCTCTCGGAGGTACTGGTGAATGTCTTCTGCATACTCCTCCACAGTCAGAGTTACAACAGCTTCCATGTGATCCTCTGGCTGGGATTGGAAGGATTTTCAAGGACAGTGGGAATATATTGTTCTATTCAGGAAATTGTATGCTAGACACATGTTGTTTGCAGCTTTTATGGACTGCAAATGGTAAAACACTCTGCAAGCATTTACCCAGTGCTTCCATTACTCAGACAGCCTTGGTATTAGCTTGTCCTAGCTTGTGGATCTTCTTAGTTCTTCCACTCATCTGATTCAGAGGTCTAGTTTTACTACAATACGTTCACAGCAAGAATAGCAAAGAAACTGGAGTCCATACTGAGGTTCAGGTTACTGATTTTGTGTCAATGCTGgcaacagcacagccctgcagagctgaacTCTCAGAGAGCAGTCTGGGTGGCTTCTGTAGCAGTACCTGAAATCAGTTCACTTGGGAGCTCCAAGTCCACCCTCTGCCTGCCTGGGCATGTCCCACTTTGTGCATTTGGGCCCCTACCTTCTGTCTAGGCAGTTCACAGATGTCTAAGGAAGTACCTAAATGCCTCCTAACCTTCCTGGGTGAACCATCAGGCATGTTCAGAATATGTCCGACACGCTGGACCAGGAAAATATAGAAGTAATTATTTACATTCAGAAGCAATTATTCACCATCCTTGTGGCAGCCAACCAGTTTGATCACCATCCTAGATACTCCCCTCCTTGAAGAGACTGAGTCTATAGCTCCTGGTGACAAATCCCTCTGGCTTGAGGTTAGATGTCTGAAGCTTTTCCACAGGAAATCACAAACAATTCACATTTTTTGAGTTAACATTTGTTGTTTCACCCTCTTGCTGCTTCTTGGCTGTTTTCTTTCCTCCAGGAACTTCACTGATGGGCACAGGGCTGACAGGTGGGAGTGGTTAAGCTCAGCAGGCTCAAGTGGAAAGAGTTAAATGGCTTCAGCTGGACCATGTGTGCCTCTGGGAAAAGAATCTGATTGAATCAAGCTAAAAATGCtcttgctgggagcactgggtggTCAGGGCTCCAAGTGCTTGACTGAACCACTGTTGTGAGGAGCAAAGGTGGGCAGGGCTCATCTTCATCCACAAAGTCACTACAGGGTGGACTCAGCAGGTTTCtttgttttctccacatcactgAGATTTGTGAAATGTTTGCACCCAGGCCCCTTATTTCCTATTCCTTGTTCTGCCTGATTCACACATGATGCATTTTATTGTGGTAGACACCAGCCATGAGGTGGCTTTCCACAGCAGCTGGACTACTTCACAAAGAGAGAGAAGGATTTGTGCTACCACAGGGAAAACAAAGGAGGAAAGTGCACCTCTATCTGCTAACACAGAGAGTGATTACCCATAAAGTCTTAGACTCTCTTTTAAGGACTACAAGTCATACATATTTACATAATCTGTATTTCATTAGCATCTAGAGTTCCTAACAGGGTTGATCTCTAATATTCTAGTTAAGGTATTCATTTGTTGAGGGTCAGTCCCTAAGAGTCcacaatttaaaaaagaaaacacagcagTCAGGGAAGGACGGAGGTCTTACAATGTATATGTGTTCAAACCATTATCCCTTTTCCATTTTGTGTGAATTTCACTTATATTTATATGGCTTTGTCTCTCCCATTTTGTGGTGAGCTGAAGGGCTCTgtacacaccagaacaaccaAATTTTTTGTAATATCTACCATCATGCAGGTATTATTTCTGAAGGGCATTAAAATGACACTCATGACATACTGAAACTATTCTTTGTGTCAACATAAGCAGACTCTAAATGGGGTGCATAAACGGAGCCATGTTACATTTTGCATTTGAAAGATTTACGGTGCTAAGCATGCCAACTATCCCAGATCTGCAAAGAGCACTAAAAAGCAAAGAGCACTAAAACTTTCATGGACTATGTTCTGAAGATGTCTGCCCATCTGTTTTATCAAAAGACTGAACATTGTAAGCTCGTAGTTCTGCTGGTCTAGAAAGTCTTCCAGTATTTGGAGGATTAGGGAAAAATCTTCCTTGTCTTTGAGCTGGATGAGCTGGATCAGCATAAGCCTCACCTGGTGGAGGCAGAATTATCCTGTGTTCTCTTTCCCAAGGAGGAGACAGGGATCCAGTATCTGATGGTGGTCTGTGGGGATCAGTTAATCTATCAGAATTCAGCTCTCCTCTTTCACTTCCAGCTTCGTACATGGCAGCTGGTCCTCTggatcctcttcctcctcctccacctggaAACATAGGTGAAAGCCTTAAAGGACCTTCCAATAAAGTTGGAGCAGTTTCAGCTGCTCGGGCTGTCAGCCAATTATCATGAGCTTTTTTCTCATGTGAAGTAATCTGATTCTCATAAGAACGAATGGTTCTCTCCAGCCCTTCTTCCAGGTCCTTTGCTTGCTCTCTGTAGCTGTTAAGTTCTTCAGCAGCATGAATAATTTTTTCATCTACTTTAGAAAGCATTTCTTCCTTCTCTAGACGCTCCCTCTCTTCTACTGTCAACTTCCTGTGtagtttcatttcattttcttgATAAAGGTCATTCATTACTTTAAGTTTCTGCTGAAGCTTATGAACTTCGCTTTCAAAAGATTCGTTCTCAGACTGCAAGGAAGCTTGCTGGCTTTGGAGGGTTTCTATGCATTCCATAAGTTCTTCTTTAGCTTTATTTTCATCAGACACTTTTGAATGCATGTGGTCTCTTTCTGCTTCCATGGTCTTTAAACAAGCATTTAACTTTGCAGCATAGATCAATTTATTTACAGTCCATTTTTGCTCATCATCTAAGTGCTCTCCATTCTCTGTTTCCCCCTTTATATCTGTGTCCCAGTGGTTGTCTTCAGTG
This window of the Melospiza melodia melodia isolate bMelMel2 chromosome 17, bMelMel2.pri, whole genome shotgun sequence genome carries:
- the LOC134425974 gene encoding cTAGE family member 9-like; its protein translation is MKDWSSAIQEDGDTEDNHWDTDIKGETENGEHLDDEQKWTVNKLIYAAKLNACLKTMEAERDHMHSKVSDENKAKEELMECIETLQSQQASLQSENESFESEVHKLQQKLKVMNDLYQENEMKLHRKLTVEERERLEKEEMLSKVDEKIIHAAEELNSYREQAKDLEEGLERTIRSYENQITSHEKKAHDNWLTARAAETVEEEEEDPEDQLPCTKLEVKEES